A genomic region of Trifolium pratense cultivar HEN17-A07 linkage group LG3, ARS_RC_1.1, whole genome shotgun sequence contains the following coding sequences:
- the LOC123915597 gene encoding serine/threonine-protein kinase STY13-like gives MLEGGAKFPIDLNKNNNNFYDFSQGFYHKLGEGTNMSIDSVGSLQTSNGGGSVAMSIDNSSVGSNDSHTRMLDHQGLKRRANDNYSVAHSANRRGRVTHALSDDALAQALMDNSSPTEGLENFEDWTIDLRKLNMGEAFAQGAFGKLYRGTYNGEDVAIKILERPENDISKAQLMEQQFQQEVMMLATLKHPNIVRFIGACRKPMVWCIVTEYAKGGSVRQFLTKRQNRTVPLKLAIKQALDVARGMSYVHGLGLIHRDLKSDNLLIFGDKSIKIADFGVARIEVQTEGMTPETGTYRWMAPEMIQHRPYTQKVDVYSFGIVLWELITGMLPFQNMTAVQAAFAVVNRNVRPVLPNDCLPVLREIMTRCWDPNPDVRPPFAEIVAMLENAEIEVMTTVRKARFRCCMTQPMTAE, from the exons ATGTTGGAAGGTGGCGCCAAATTCCCAATAGATCTCAACAAGAATAACAACAACTTTTATGATTTCTCCCAAGGCTTTTACCACAAGCTTGGTGAGGGTACCAATATGTCGATCGACAGCGTCGGTAGCTTGCAAACGAGCAACGGAGGAGGATCGGTTGCAATGTCAATTGATAACAGCAGTGTCGGGTCCAATGATTCTCATACCCGCATGTTGGATCACCAAGGGTTGAAGAGGCGTGCCAATGATAATTATTCTGTTGCACACAGTGCCAATCGTCGGGGAAGAGTCACACATGCATTGAGTGACGATGCTTTAGCTCAAGCTCTGATGGACAATAGTTCTCCGACTGAAGGGCTTGAAAATTTTGAAGACTGGACAATTGACTTGAGGAAGCTAAATATGGGTGAGGCCTTTGCTCAAGGAGCTTTTGGGAAACTCTACCGAGGTACTTACAATGGGGAGGATGTCGCTATCAAAATCTTGGAGAGGCCTGAGAATGACATATCAAAGGCTCAGTTGATGGAACAACAATTCCAGCAAGAGGTTATGATGCTGGCTACACTGAAGCATCCCAATATAGTCCGTTTCATTGGTGCATGCCGTAAGCCTATGGTATGGTGCATCGTTACTGAGTATGCTAAGGGTGGATCAGTTCGACAGTTCTTGACAAAGCGCCAAAACCGAACAGTTCCCCTCAAATTAGCTATCAAACAAGCTTTGGATGTTGCAAGAGGCATGTCATATGTTCATGGTCTGGGGTTGATCCACAGGGACTTGAAATCTGACAACCTGTTGATTTTTGGTGACAAGTCAATCAAGATTGCTGACTTTGGAGTCGCCCGTATCGAGGTGCAAACTGAAGGAATGACACCTGAGACTGGAACATACCGTTGGATGGCTCC TGAGATGATCCAACATAGGCCTTACACACAGAAAGTGGATGTATATAGCTTTGGGATTGTCCTGTGGGAGCTGATCACTGGCATGCTTCCATTTCAGAACATGACAGCTGTACAGGCAGCATTTGCAGTTGTGAACAGAAATGTTCGCCCGGTCTTGCCCAATGATTGTTTGCCTGTTCTCCGTGAGATCATGACAAGGTGCTGGGATCCCAACCCTGATGTTAGGCCACCCTTTGCTGAAATTGTTGCAATGCTTGAAAATGCCGAGATCGAGGTCATGACAACAGTTAGGAAGGCCAGGTTCAGGTGTTGCATGACCCAACCAATGACTGCGGAGTGA
- the LOC123915598 gene encoding probable phosphoribosylformylglycinamidine synthase, chloroplastic/mitochondrial — translation MAAPGEIGVSEFLQGTCRQTLFLAKKPEKHRSQLLWGTLCNRGRVSTRSTRKSLRLRCQAQENPRVVVTGSVAGSVEQQSGLIEKPSAEVIHLYRVPFIQESAAAEILKEAQAKISNQIVDLKTEQCFNVGLGSQLSSEKLSVLRWLLSETFEPENLGTESFLEKKSKEGLEKVIVEVGPRLSFTTAWSANAVSICQACGLTEVNRLERSRRYLLYTNGELQEHQISEFAAMVHDRMTECVYTQKLTSFETSVVPEDYYYIPVMEKGRKALEEINLEMGFAFDEQDLEYYTKLFREDIKRDPTNVELFDIAQSNSEHSRHWFFTGKIFIDGQPMNRTLMQIVKSTLQANLNNSVIGFKDNSSAIRGFQVKPLRPVQPGSTSPLNLTERDMDILFTAETHNFPCAVAPYPGAETGAGGRIRDTHATGRGSFVQAATAGYCVGNLNTSGLYAPWEDPSFTYPSNLAPPLQILIDASNGASDYGNKFGEPLIQGFCRTFGMRLPSGDRREWLKPIMFSAGIGQIDHHHITKGEPDIGMLVVKIGGPAYRIGMGGGAASSMVSGQNDAELDFNAVQRGDAEMAQKLYRLVRACIELGDKNPIVSIHDQGAGGNCNVVKEIIYPKGAEIDVRSIVVGDHTMSVLEIWGAEYQEQDAILVKPESHELLKSICKRERVSMAVIGTISGDGRVVLVDGLATQKCLSNGLPPPPPAVDLELEKVLGDMPQKSFEFNRIVYEREPLDIAPGVTVIDSLKRVLRLPSVCSKRFLTTKVDRCVTGLVAQQQTVGPLQIPLADVAVTAQTFTDLTGGACAIGEQPIKGLLDPKAMARLAVGEALTNLVWAKVTSLSDVKASGNWMYAAKLDGEGAAMYDAAISLSEAMIELGIAIDGGKDSLSMAARSGSEVVKAPGNLVISVYVTCPDITKTVTPDLKLEDDGVLLHIDLSKGKRRLGGSALAQAFDQVGDDCPDLDDIPYLKKVFEGVQELLTEELISAGHDISDGGLLTCALEMAFAGNRGLILNLNSQGNSLFQTLYAEELGLVLEVSKKNLGIVMDKLNNVGVLAETIGQVTATPSIEVKVDGVTYLEEKTSLLRDMWEDTSFQLEKFQRLASCVDMEREGLKNRYEPSWELTYTPSFTDDKYMSAALKPKVAVIREEGSNGDREMAAAFHAAGFEPWDVTMSDLLNGVVSLQEFRGIVFVGGFSYADVLDSAKGWSASIRFNESVLKQFQEFYKRPDTFSLGVCNGCQLMALLGWVPGPRVGGVHGAGGDLSQPRFIHNESGRFECRFTNVTIKDSPAIMFKGMSGSTMGIWTAHGEGRAYFPDEGVLERVVHSELAPVRYCDDAGNPTETYPFNVNGSPLGVAAICSPDGRHLAMMPHPERCFLMWQYPWYPKLWNVDKKGPSPWLRMFQNARDWCSQDEI, via the exons ATGGCTGCTCCTGGAGAAATTGGGGTATCTGAATTCCTTCAG GGTACATGTAGACAAACATTGTTTTTGGCAAAGAAGCCTGAAAAACATAGAAGCCAATTGCTTTGGGGTACCCTTTGTAATAGGGGTCGTGTTTCGACTCGTTCAACCCGTAAGTCATTGCGTTTGAGGTGTCAAGCTCAAGAAAATCCAAGAGTTGTGGTTACTGGGAGTGTTGCAGGTTCAGTAGAACAACAATCTGGCTTGATTGAGAAGCCTTCTGCGGAAGTTATTCATTTGTACCGTGTACCGTTTATCCAAGAAAGTGCAGCTGCTGAGATTTTAAAGGAAGCTCAAGCGAAAATCTCTAATCAGATAGTGGACTTAAAGACTGAGCAATGCTTTAATGTTGGTCTTGGTTCACAACTTTCGAGCGAAAAGCTTTCGGTTCTTAGATGGCTTCTTTCAGAAACATTTGAACCCGAGAATTTGGGAACTGAGAGCTTTCTTGAGAAGAAGAGTAAGGAGGGTTTGGAGAAAGTTATTGTAGAGGTTGGTCCCAGGTTATCTTTTACCACAGCTTGGTCTGCGAATGCTGTGTCAATTTGCCAAGCATGTGGTTTGACGGAAGTTAATCGTTTGGAACGGTCAAGGAGGTATTTGTTGTACACAAATGGTGAATTACAAGAACATCAAATTAGTGAATTTGCAGCTATGGTGCATGATAGGATGACTGAATGTGTTTATACTCAGAAGCTAACATCCTTCGAGACCAGTGTAGTTCCGgaagattattattatatacCTGTAATGGAGAAAGGGCGGAAGGCATTGGAAGAGATTAATCTGGAGATGGGTTTTGCTTTTGATGAACAGGATTTGGAATACTACACCAAACTTTTCAGAGAAGACATTAAGCGTGATCCAACTAATGTTGAATTGTTTGATATTGCTCAGTCCAACAGTGAACATAGCAGGCACTGGTTTTTTACCGGAAAGATCTTTATTGACGGACAACCTATGAATAGGACTCTTATGCAAATTGTCAAAAGCACGTTACAGGCAAATCTGAATAACTCAGTTATTGGCTTTAAGGATAACTCAAGTGCAATTAGGGGTTTTCAAGTGAAGCCGTTGCGACCAGTTCAGCCTGGTTCAACAAGCCCGTTAAACTTGACAGAACGCGACATGGATATCTTATTTACAGCTGAAACGCATAACTTTCCATGTGCTGTGGCACCTTATCCTGGTGCAGAGACAG GTGCTGGAGGTCGAATTAGGGATACACATGCAACAGGAAGGGGTTCGTTTGTCCAAGCAGCTACAGCTGGTTATTGTGTTGGAAATCTCAACACATCAGGGTTATATGCTCCGTGGGAAGATCCGTCATTTACTTACCCGTCAAATTTGGCACCGCCGTTGCAGATTCTTATAGATGCAAGTAATGGTGCATCTGACTACGGCAACAAATTTGGAGAGCCGTTGATCCAAGGTTTCTGTAGAACTTTTGGAATGAGACTTCCTAGTGGGGATAGACGGGAATGGTTGAAGCCGATCATGTTTAGTGCAGGAATTGGGCAGATTGACCACCATCATATAACAAAAGGAGAGCCTGACATTGGAATGCTGGTTGTTAAAATTGGAGGTCCCGCTTATCGTATTGGGATGGGAGGTGGCGCAGCCTCGAGCATGGTTAGTGGGCAGAATGATGCAGAGCTTGATTTCAATGCCGTGCAACGTGGGGATGCTGAGATGGCACAAAAACTGTACCGTCTTGTTCGTGCCTGTATTGAGTTGGGGGATAAAAATCCAATTGTGAGTATTCATGATCAAGGTGCTGGTGGGAACTGTAATGTTGTGAAGGAAATTATTTACCCCAAGGGTGCTGAGATTGATGTCCGATCAATTGTGGTTGGTGATCATACAATGTCTGTTCTAGAGATTTGGGGTGCAGAGTATCAGGAGCAAGATGCAATCTTGGTGAAGCCCGAAAGTCACGAGCTCTTAAAATCAATCTGTAAAAGGGAAAGGGTTTCAATGGCCGTGATTGGAACTATTAGTGGCGATGGACGAGTTGTGTTAGTTGATGGTTTAGCAACTCAGAAGTGTCTCTCAAATGGACTCCCTCCACCTCCCCCTGCCGTGGATCTTGAACTTGAGAAGGTCCTTGGTGACATGCCTCAAAAATCATTTGAATTTAATCGAATTGTTTATGAGCGAGAGCCGCTTGATATTGCCCCTGGGGTTACAGTCATAGATTCTCTAAAGAGGGTATTGAGATTACCATCGGTCTGTTCAAAACGCTTCTTGACAACAAAAGTCGATAGGTGTGTTACCGGTCTAGTGGCACAACAGCAAACTGTTGGCCCTTTGCAAATTCCCCTAGCTGATGTCGCTGTTACCGCTCAGACTTTTACTGACTTGACTGGAGGTGCGTGCGCCATTGGGGAACAACCAATCAAAGGTCTGCTAGACCCAAAGGCGATGGCTCGGTTAGCTGTTGGAGAAGCACTCACCAATCTTGTATGGGCAAAGGTGACTTCACTTTCTGATGTCAAGGCAAGTGGCAATTGGATGTACGCTGCCAAGCTTGACGGGGAAGGGGCTGCCATGTATGATGCTGCTATATCTTTGTCGGAAGCAATGATTGAACTTGGTATTGCTATTGATGGAGGAAAAGACAGCCTTTCTATGGCAGCCCGTTCTGGAAGCGAAGTTGTCAAGGCTCCTGGAAATCTTGTAATCAGTGTTTATGTTACTTGTCCTGATATTACAAAAACTGTGACTCCAGATTTGAAACTTGAAGATGACGGTGTTTTGCTTCATATTGATTTGTCAAAGGGAAAGCGGCGATTAGGTGGATCTGCTCTTGCACAAGCATTTGACCAAGTTGGAGATGACTGTCCTGATCTTGATGATATTCCTTATCTTAAAAAGGTCTTTGAAGGTGTTCAAGAGCTTCTTACTGAGGAACTGATCTCCGCTGGTCATGATATCAGTGACGGTGGGCTCCTAACTTGTGCCTTAGAGATGGCATTTGCCGGTAACCGTGGACTTATTTTGAACTTGAATTCACAAGGTAATAGCCTTTTCCAAACACTATATGCAGAAGAGCTTGGGTTAGTTCTTGAGGTAAGCAAGAAAAATTTGGGTATTGTGATGGATAAATTGAACAATGTGGGAGTTTTGGCTGAAACCATCGGTCAAGTTACTGCCACTCCATCGATCGAAGTTAAGGTTGATGGGGTGACTTATTTGGAAGAAAAAACTAGTCTTCTTAGGGACATGTGGGAAGATACTAGTTTTCAGCTGGAAAAATTCCAAAGGTTGGCTTCTTGTGTGGATATGGAGAGAGAAGGTCTTAAAAATCGTTACGAACCTTCATGGGAACTGACTTATACTCCTTCTTTCACCGATGATAAGTACATGTCTGCTGCTTTAAAACCTAAAGTAGCTGTGATAAGAGAAGAAGGGAGCAACGGAGACAGAGAAATGGCTGCAGCGTTTCATGCTGCTGGTTTTGAACCATGGGATGTTACTATGTCAGACCTTCTTAATGGTGTGGTCTCTTTGCAAGAGTTCCGTGGAATTGTGTTTGTTGGTGGGTTTAGCTACGCCGATGTGCTTGATTCTGCAAAAGGTTGGTCTGCTTCTATAAGATTCAACGAGTCggttttaaaacaatttcaagAGTTTTACAAGCGTCCCGACACTTTCAGTCTAGGCGTATGCAATGGTTGTCAGCTCATGGCTTTGTTAGGATGGGTACCAGGACCTCGAGTTGGGGGTGTGCATGGTGCTGGTGGCGACCTGTCACAGCCTAGGTTCATTCACAATGAGTCCGGGCGATTCGAATGCCGCTTTACAAATGTTACAATAAAGGACTCACCGGCTATAATGTTCAAAGGTATGTCTGGTAGTACAATGGGGATATGGACTGCTCATGGTGAAGGAAGAGCGTATTTCCCAGATGAAGGTGTGCTGGAACGCGTTGTTCATTCAGAGTTAGCTCCTGTAAGATATTGTGATGATGCTGGTAATCCAACAGAGACATATCCTTTCAATGTAAATGGCTCTCCTTTAGGAGTAGCGGCTATTTGTTCT
- the LOC123915599 gene encoding putative GEM-like protein 8 — MNSSAAKETATATMEHKKSTSRKKSSFAFRIHEHVKLGPKLSETLKGKLSLGARIIQEGGRGNIFKNIFGMQEGEKVLKASQCYLYTTAGPIAGVLFISTKKVAFCSERPITFSSAIAGETVKVPYKVMIPIGKVKEVNEGQNVNQEEQKYIEIVTQDDSEFWFMGFLRYEKAFKNLQKAISMSI; from the exons ATGAATTCTTCTGCAG CCAAAGAAACAGCAACTGCAACTATGGAGCACAAGAAATCAACAAGCAGGAAAAAAAGCAGCTTTGCATTTAGGATTCATGAACATG TAAAACTAGGTCCTAAACTATCAGAGACACTGAAGGGTAAGTTGAGTTTAGGTGCAAGGATAATACAAGAAGGTGGTAGAGGGAacattttcaagaatatttttgGTATGCAAGAAGGAGAGAAAGTTTTGAAGGCTTCACAATGCTATTTATACACAACAGCTGGTCCTATTGCTGGAGTTCTCTTTATCTCCACCAAAAAAGTTGCATTTTGTAGTGAAAGACCAATAACCTTCTCTTCTGCAATAGCAGGAGAGACGGTCAAGGTACCGTATAAG GTTATGATACCAATTGGGAAGGTAAAAGAAGTTAATGAAGGACAGAATGTGAACCAGGAAGAACAAAAGTATATAGAAATAGTTACTCAAGATGATTCTGAATTCTGGTTTATGGGATTTTTACGATACGAGAAAGCTTTTAAGAATCTTCAGAAAGCCATTTCTATGTCTATTTAG
- the LOC123915596 gene encoding probable methyltransferase PMT18 — protein MPKDYNGSPKHYNQLESKRNRLTWILGVSGLCILSYVMGAWKNTVTPNQSETYSKVDCNAASNTGGSSSTSSSSSLDFSSHHSLEISTSGGIKEFPPCDMTYSEYTPCQDPPRGRKFDRNMLKYRERHCPTKEELLYCLIPAPPKYKTPFKWPQSRDYAWYDNIPHKELSIEKAIQNWIQVEGDRFRFPGGGTMFPRGADAYIDDINELIPLTTGNIRTAIDTGCGVASWGAYLLKRDIQAMSFAPRDTHEAQVQFALERGVPAMIGIMASQRLPYPARAFDMAHCSRCLIPWHKYDGLYLIEVDRVLRPGGYWILSGPPIRWKKYWRGWERTEDDLKQEQDSIEDVAKRICWKKVVEKDDLSIWQKPKNHLECAQTKQVFKTPHICQSDNPDMAWYTNMEKCITPLPEVSSPNKVAGGELEKWPKRAFTLPPRIASGSIPSITAEKFQKDNELWKERMAHYKHITPIAQGRYRNIMDMNAYLGGFAAALIKFPVWVMNVVPSNSAHDTLGAIYERGFIGTYHDWCEAFSTYPRTYDLIHAANVFGIYQDRCNITVILLEMDRILRPEGTVIFREGVELLTKIKSVTDGMKWRSNIMDHESGPFNPEKILVAEKTYWTGEAKSN, from the exons ATGCCCAAGGATTACAATGGATCACCAAAACATTATAATCAACTTGAATCCAAAAGAAATAGACTCACTTGGATTTTAGGTGTAAGTGGACTATGTATTTTATCCTATGTAATGGGTGCATGGAAAAATACAGTAACACCTAACCAATCTGAGACATACTCAAAAGTAGATTGTAATGCTGCATCAAACACAGGAggctcttcctcaacttcttcgtCGTCGAGTCTAGATTTTTCAAGTCACCATTCACTTGAAATAAGTACTTCTGGAGGGATAAAAGAGTTTCCACCATGTGACATGACATATAGTGAATACACACCATGTCAAGATCCACCTAGAGGTAGAAAATTTGACAGAAACATGTTGAAATATAGGGAGAGACATTGTCCTACAAAAGAAGAGCTTTTGTATTGTCTTATTCCTGCTCCACCAAAATATAAAACACCTTTTAAATGGCCTCAAAGTAGAGATTATGCTTGGTATGATAATATTCCACACAAGGAACTTAGTATTGAGAAAGCTATTCAAAATTGGATTCAAGTTGAAGGCGATCGGTTTCGATTCCCTGGTGGAGGTACTATGTTTCCTCGCGGAGCCGATGCTTACATTGATGATATTAATGAGCTTATTCCTCTTACTACTGGTAATATCAGAACTGCAATTGATACAGGATGTGGT GTAGCAAGTTGGGGTGCTTACCTTTTGAAAAGGGACATCCAAGCAATGTCATTTGCACCAAGAGATACACATGAAGCTCAAGTACAGTTTGCATTGGAGAGAGGAGTTCCTGCTATGATTGGAATCATGGCTTCACAGAGGCTTCCATACCCGGCAAGGGCTTTTGATATGGCTCATTGTTCTCGCTGCCTCATACCATGGCACAAATATG ATGGTTTGTATTTGATTGAAGTGGATAGAGTCCTAAGGCCGGGTGGTTATTGGATTCTTTCTGGTCCACCTATTAGATGGAAGAAATACTGGAGAGGTTGGGAAAGGACAGAAGACGATTTGAAGCAAGAGCAAGATTCCATAGAAGATGTTGCCAAACGCATATGTTGGAAAAAAGTTGTTGAGAAAGATGACCTTTCCATTTGGCAAAAGCCTAAAAATCATCTTGAATGTGCACAAACTAAACAAGTTTTTAAAACACCACACATTTGCCAGTCTGATAATCCTGACATGGCTTG GTACACAAATATGGAAAAATGCATAACTCCATTACCAGAAGTTAGCAGTCCAAACAAAGTAGCTGGAGGGGAACTAGAAAAATGGCCAAAACGTGCATTTACACTACCTCCAAGGATTGCTAGTGGTTCAATACCCAGCATCACTGCAGAGAAATTTCAAAAGGACAATGAATTATGGAAGGAAAGAATGGCACATTACAAACATATTACTCCTATTGCACAAGGAAGATATAGAAACATTATGGATATGAATGCGTATCTTGGTGGATTTGCAGCAGCATTAATAAAATTTCCAGTTTGGGTTATGAATGTTGTTCCCTCAAATTCAGCTCATGACACTCTTGGTGCAATCTATGAAAGAGGTTTCATTGGTACTTACCATGATTGGTGTGAAGCTTTCTCAACTTACCCTAGAACATATGATCTCATTCATGCAGCTAATGTATTTGGCATATATCAAGATAG GTGCAACATTACTGTTATACTATTGGAGATGGACAGAATCTTGAGGCCAGAAGGGACAGTGATATTCAGAGAAGGAGTAGAGCTTCTCACTAAGATTAAAAGTGTTACTGATGGAATGAAATGGAGGAGCAACATAATGGATCATGAAAGTGGACCTTTTAATCCAGAAAAGATTCTTGTTGCTGAAAAAACTTACTGGACTGGTGAAGCTAAAAGCAACTAa